In the genome of Pirellulales bacterium, one region contains:
- a CDS encoding glutamine--tRNA ligase/YqeY domain fusion protein, translated as MKPTPSPAEPLRTDFIRDIINEHNASGRFGGRVHTRFPPEPNGYLHIGHAKSICLNFGIARDYGGKCNLRFDDTNPTKEDEEYVNSIMEDVRWLGFEWDGLYYASNYFDQLYDWAVQLINAGKAYVCDLTPDQMREYRGTLTAPGRPSPFRERTVAENLDLFARMKAGEFPDGARTLRAKIDMASPNVNLRDPVLYRILHATHHNTGDKWCIYPMYDYAHGQSDSIEGITHSICTLEFENHRPLYDWCLRELGIHAPQQIEFARLNLTYTVMSKRRLLELVKGGHVSGWDDPRMPTISGIRRRGYTPEAIRNFCDRIGVAKTDSTIDLSLLEFCVREDLNKRAPRMMGVLYPLKVIIDNYPEGQVEQLDFINNPEDPSAGTRQVPFSREIYIDRDDFREDPPKKYYRLAPGQEVRLRWAYVIRCVSVEKDPATGQVTAVHCTYDPATKGGNTPDGRKVQGTIHWVSAAHALTAEVRLYDNLFKTLDPGDVPEGVDYKTNLNPDSLVVLSDCKVEPNLATAGPGDKFQFERMGYFCVDKESAAGKLVFNRTVGLKDTWAKIAGGKK; from the coding sequence ATGAAGCCCACTCCCTCGCCCGCCGAGCCTCTCCGCACCGACTTTATCCGCGATATCATCAACGAACATAACGCCAGCGGGCGGTTTGGCGGACGCGTCCATACCCGCTTTCCCCCGGAACCAAACGGTTACCTGCACATCGGCCACGCCAAGAGCATCTGCCTCAACTTTGGTATTGCCCGCGATTACGGTGGCAAATGCAATCTGCGGTTTGACGATACCAATCCCACCAAAGAGGACGAGGAATACGTCAACTCCATTATGGAGGACGTCCGCTGGCTGGGATTCGAGTGGGACGGCCTGTATTACGCCTCAAATTACTTTGACCAGCTCTACGATTGGGCCGTGCAACTGATCAACGCCGGCAAAGCCTACGTGTGCGACCTGACCCCCGACCAAATGCGCGAATACCGCGGCACATTAACCGCGCCGGGCCGGCCCAGCCCTTTTCGCGAGCGGACAGTCGCCGAAAATCTGGACCTTTTTGCCCGGATGAAGGCTGGCGAGTTTCCCGACGGCGCGCGTACCCTTCGGGCCAAGATCGACATGGCATCCCCTAATGTCAATCTGCGCGATCCGGTGTTGTACCGCATTTTGCACGCCACCCACCACAACACCGGCGACAAGTGGTGCATCTATCCCATGTACGACTACGCCCACGGGCAAAGCGACAGCATCGAGGGGATCACGCATTCCATCTGCACGCTGGAATTTGAAAACCACCGCCCCTTGTACGATTGGTGCCTGCGGGAGTTGGGGATTCATGCCCCGCAACAGATCGAATTTGCCCGCCTGAACCTGACCTATACCGTCATGAGCAAGCGCCGGCTGCTGGAACTGGTTAAGGGAGGGCATGTATCCGGCTGGGATGATCCCCGCATGCCCACGATCAGCGGCATCCGCCGCCGGGGCTACACGCCGGAGGCGATCCGCAACTTTTGCGACCGCATCGGCGTGGCCAAGACCGACAGCACGATCGACCTGAGCCTGCTGGAATTTTGCGTCCGCGAGGACCTGAATAAACGCGCCCCGCGGATGATGGGCGTGCTCTATCCGCTCAAGGTCATCATCGACAATTATCCCGAAGGCCAGGTCGAACAGCTCGATTTTATCAACAATCCCGAGGACCCCAGCGCCGGCACGCGACAGGTGCCATTCAGCCGCGAGATTTACATCGACCGGGACGACTTTCGCGAGGACCCCCCTAAGAAATATTACCGCCTGGCACCGGGGCAAGAAGTCCGCCTGCGTTGGGCGTACGTCATTCGCTGCGTCAGCGTCGAAAAAGACCCCGCGACCGGCCAGGTGACCGCCGTCCATTGCACGTACGACCCGGCGACCAAAGGGGGGAACACGCCCGACGGCCGCAAGGTTCAGGGGACGATCCACTGGGTGAGCGCGGCGCACGCGTTAACGGCAGAGGTCCGCCTGTACGACAATTTATTTAAGACGCTGGACCCCGGCGACGTGCCGGAGGGGGTCGATTACAAGACTAACCTCAACCCCGATTCGCTGGTGGTGCTCTCCGACTGCAAAGTCGAGCCGAACCTGGCCACCGCGGGTCCGGGGGACAAATTTCAGTTTGAGCGGATGGGGTACTTTTGCGTGGATAAGGAGAGCGCGGCGGGCAAGCTGGTCTTTAACCGCACAGTGGGGTTAAAGGATACGTGGGCGAAGATAGCGGGGGGGAAGAAATAA
- a CDS encoding tetratricopeptide repeat protein, whose amino-acid sequence MSQIETSRRRMILREVEGYLDLLQLFGEQWVPVPAQRTALAERAIGTLNKLSEEERLSPPAQNLLGQAYRSLERYAEAIPPLRIAADAEPKNIHIWLALGWCYKRTSRLDLAIESLEEALEAKPNVAIIHYNLACYWSLAQHKEHALKYLANALQIDPDYRDLVAQERDFDPLRNDPDFRALTAVLV is encoded by the coding sequence GTGTCGCAAATCGAAACATCCCGCCGCCGCATGATTCTTCGCGAAGTCGAGGGATACTTGGACTTGCTGCAGCTCTTTGGCGAGCAGTGGGTTCCCGTCCCCGCGCAACGGACCGCGCTGGCGGAGCGGGCCATAGGCACCCTGAATAAACTGAGCGAGGAAGAACGCCTCAGCCCCCCCGCCCAAAATTTGCTCGGACAGGCCTATCGCTCGCTGGAACGCTATGCCGAGGCGATTCCCCCCCTGCGGATAGCCGCCGACGCCGAACCAAAAAACATTCACATTTGGCTGGCATTGGGCTGGTGTTATAAACGAACATCCAGATTGGATCTGGCGATTGAGTCCTTGGAAGAAGCGCTCGAGGCCAAGCCCAACGTGGCGATCATTCATTATAATTTGGCCTGTTATTGGAGCCTGGCCCAGCATAAAGAGCACGCGTTAAAGTACCTGGCGAATGCTCTGCAGATCGACCCGGATTATCGCGACTTGGTGGCACAAGAGCGGGACTTTGACCCGCTGCGTAATGATCCTGACTTTCGGGCGTTGACCGCGGTGCTGGTGTAA
- a CDS encoding formylmethanofuran dehydrogenase subunit A → MTELWNIVGGKVYDPANGIAGEVRELWIRDGRIVAAPQVAKTDSATFGTTKSAPPEVPYRTLDATGYVVFPGGIDMHSHVAGGKVNTGRAMLPEARRTGKHYEAAISQNSEFLPPGSLGIVPTTLATGYRYCGLGYTTVFDAAVAPLLARLAHRDLDEIPNLDTGCYLLVGNDRRLLELLASNRREDSLGYLAWLLNVARGYALKVVNPGGVESWKQGRSGDFADLDQELPDLPLTPRRILREIAELAVELKLPHPAHIHCNNLGHAGNYRTTLETMRTLAGLPAHLTHIQFHSYSGGVGDEGSFGSGVGPLVDWFNSHPELSVDVGQALFGPTISMTGDSAAAQYLARITGGRRFNHDLAGCGGCGVIPVEYKQHSLIHAWQFAIGLEWYLTAADPWRLALTTDHPNGAVFWRYPTLIRLLMDSAYRREVWQTLPRRVRERSTVAKLEREYSLAEICILTRAAPARLLGLADRGHLGPGAVADLAIYAPSDNYEEMFSVPVYTIHAGEIVVERGELRQLTTGTRLQATNVLPELLHSAGGIDLADWMAENLEMATVNFAFGEE, encoded by the coding sequence ATGACGGAACTGTGGAACATTGTCGGTGGCAAGGTTTACGATCCGGCAAATGGCATCGCGGGGGAGGTGCGCGAATTATGGATCCGGGATGGGCGAATTGTGGCCGCGCCCCAAGTTGCAAAAACAGATTCAGCAACATTTGGCACAACCAAATCCGCGCCGCCAGAAGTTCCCTACCGCACACTCGACGCGACCGGTTATGTGGTCTTTCCCGGCGGAATCGACATGCATTCCCACGTGGCCGGCGGCAAGGTCAACACCGGCCGGGCCATGCTGCCCGAAGCGCGGCGCACCGGTAAACATTACGAAGCCGCGATCTCCCAGAATAGCGAATTTCTTCCTCCCGGTTCGCTCGGCATTGTCCCCACCACGCTGGCCACGGGATACCGCTACTGCGGATTGGGCTATACGACAGTCTTTGATGCGGCGGTCGCGCCGCTTTTGGCCCGTTTGGCCCATCGCGACCTAGACGAAATCCCCAATCTGGATACTGGCTGCTATCTACTGGTGGGAAATGACCGGCGGTTGCTAGAGTTACTAGCGTCAAACCGTCGGGAGGACTCCTTAGGCTATTTGGCTTGGCTATTGAACGTGGCCCGTGGCTATGCGCTCAAGGTGGTAAATCCCGGCGGTGTGGAGAGCTGGAAACAGGGCCGCAGTGGCGATTTTGCCGATCTCGATCAGGAATTGCCGGATTTACCCCTCACGCCCCGGCGTATCCTGCGGGAAATCGCCGAATTGGCCGTCGAACTCAAATTGCCCCATCCCGCCCATATCCATTGCAACAATCTGGGCCATGCGGGAAATTATCGCACAACGCTGGAAACAATGCGGACGCTGGCGGGTCTCCCCGCGCATCTGACGCATATCCAGTTTCACAGTTACAGCGGCGGTGTGGGGGACGAAGGGTCGTTTGGCAGCGGTGTGGGTCCGCTAGTGGACTGGTTTAACAGCCACCCGGAATTAAGCGTGGACGTGGGGCAGGCGCTCTTTGGCCCAACCATCAGCATGACGGGGGACAGCGCGGCCGCGCAATATCTGGCCCGGATCACCGGCGGACGGCGCTTCAACCATGATCTGGCGGGCTGCGGCGGATGCGGCGTGATCCCGGTCGAGTACAAGCAACACAGCCTGATCCACGCCTGGCAGTTCGCGATTGGGCTGGAGTGGTATTTGACCGCCGCGGACCCGTGGCGATTGGCTTTGACCACCGATCACCCCAACGGAGCCGTGTTTTGGCGGTATCCCACGCTGATCCGACTGCTCATGGACAGCGCGTACCGGCGGGAAGTGTGGCAAACCCTCCCCCGGCGGGTGCGGGAACGTTCGACCGTGGCCAAACTGGAACGGGAATATTCACTGGCGGAGATTTGCATTCTCACGCGCGCTGCCCCCGCGCGCCTGCTCGGCCTGGCGGACCGGGGTCATCTGGGACCGGGGGCCGTGGCGGATCTGGCGATTTATGCCCCCAGCGACAATTACGAGGAGATGTTTAGCGTGCCGGTGTATACGATTCACGCGGGAGAGATTGTCGTGGAGCGCGGGGAGCTAAGGCAACTAACAACGGGAACGCGGTTGCAGGCGACAAATGTCTTGCCGGAACTGTTGCATTCCGCCGGAGGAATCGATTTAGCGGACTGGATGGCGGAAAACCTGGAGATGGCGACGGTTAATTTTGCCTTTGGAGAAGAATAG
- a CDS encoding HDOD domain-containing protein, with product MSAAPTTTPPTFQQLLANAQLPALPQSAIRLMELSRDPNKGPADFAVPIEADAGLTGQILKFVNSAYFGFSREISNIKMAITLVGIRTIKNFALWSAVFSLMPNPKCGPFDLKRLWQDSLRRALFARAFAKQKGMKDAEEVFAAALLQDMAVPLLAKEKSKDYLELLETRAATGKRLSELEQERFGFQHAEVAGAMSRSWKMPESFALMLDNHVDLQKLMTESHPDVGSISVALSAYLPSCSDNQWGECGVFDQFYQQLKDPRGPSVPEFLALVDKEYTDFAPVLKLPAPSKTLLASYEESLTEAAL from the coding sequence ATGAGTGCAGCCCCTACGACGACGCCCCCCACGTTTCAACAATTATTGGCTAATGCCCAACTGCCGGCTTTGCCGCAAAGTGCGATTCGTTTGATGGAATTGTCGCGAGATCCGAATAAGGGTCCGGCGGATTTTGCGGTTCCGATTGAGGCGGACGCTGGATTGACTGGCCAAATCTTGAAGTTTGTCAACTCCGCCTATTTTGGTTTTTCGCGTGAAATTTCCAACATCAAGATGGCAATCACGCTGGTCGGTATTCGCACGATCAAGAATTTTGCCCTGTGGAGCGCGGTTTTTAGCCTGATGCCCAATCCCAAATGCGGGCCGTTTGACCTAAAGCGGTTGTGGCAGGATTCGTTGCGTCGGGCCTTATTTGCTCGGGCATTTGCCAAGCAAAAAGGGATGAAGGACGCGGAAGAGGTGTTTGCCGCGGCCTTGCTGCAAGATATGGCCGTGCCGCTCTTAGCAAAGGAAAAGTCCAAGGATTATCTGGAATTGTTAGAGACGCGGGCCGCCACCGGCAAGCGCCTGTCGGAATTGGAACAAGAGCGATTTGGCTTTCAGCATGCCGAAGTCGCGGGGGCGATGTCCCGCAGTTGGAAAATGCCCGAAAGCTTTGCCCTGATGCTGGATAATCACGTCGATTTGCAAAAGCTGATGACCGAGTCCCATCCCGATGTGGGCAGCATATCGGTCGCTTTGTCGGCATATTTGCCGTCGTGTAGCGATAATCAGTGGGGAGAGTGCGGGGTGTTTGATCAATTTTATCAACAGCTCAAGGATCCCCGCGGTCCCAGTGTGCCGGAATTCCTGGCCCTGGTGGACAAGGAATATACCGATTTCGCGCCCGTTCTGAAATTGCCCGCCCCCAGCAAGACATTGCTTGCCAGTTACGAAGAATCATTGACCGAAGCGGCGCTCTAG
- a CDS encoding RecQ family ATP-dependent DNA helicase, with translation MSDLAQIQDLMRQYFGYGEFRPGQREVFECLLAGKSAAAVFPTGGGKSLCYQLPALTFPGLTLVVSPLIALMKDQIDALRKRRIPARRLDSTLNLAEYRDAMSMLRSGELKMLYVAPERLLNERFCETLLQAKISLFAVDEAHCISEWGHNFRPDYLRLASFAKACRAERVLALTATATAPVLADICKNFEIAADCAIRTGFYRPNLTLLATEIDREARERDLIARLRDRPAGPTIIYVTLQRTAEELAEKLTAAGLSAQAYHAGLEDGDRARIQDWFIRGTHEIVVATIAFGMGIDKADIRYVYHYNPPKSLENYAQEIGRAGRDGQSAICEFLFVRSDLFVLENFVYGDTPTAANVRGFVDELWKHGGEFSVSQYDLSSKFNIRINVVRTLLTYLELAGHLSGGTPYYDSYQIKPRVPSGKILANFDGERREFLTKLFGQFVKKKIWLQLDLEQACKNLRQSRERIIRALDYLAEQQYLELKTAGLRHRYKTVGPRPDLAKLANTLYKRLKDRETRELERLQGVVDWVEHRGCQVRALGTHFAETETVDCGHCTWCLDRERPRAANTLAAPQIADQLWRQALAARRAGGTALADPHTFACFLCGLPAPLFTRQKLTTQPGYGLLAEVPFATVLEKVQAVGAA, from the coding sequence ATGTCCGACCTTGCCCAAATCCAGGATTTGATGCGGCAGTACTTTGGCTATGGGGAATTTCGCCCGGGTCAGCGGGAAGTGTTTGAATGTCTGCTAGCGGGCAAATCCGCCGCGGCGGTCTTTCCCACGGGGGGTGGCAAGTCCCTCTGTTACCAATTACCCGCGCTCACTTTTCCCGGATTGACGCTGGTGGTCTCGCCGCTGATCGCGCTCATGAAGGACCAGATCGACGCCCTGCGCAAGCGGCGCATTCCCGCGCGGCGGCTGGATTCCACGCTGAACCTGGCCGAATACCGCGATGCGATGTCCATGCTGCGCTCCGGCGAACTAAAAATGCTATATGTCGCGCCCGAGCGGTTGCTGAATGAACGCTTTTGCGAGACGCTGTTGCAGGCCAAGATTTCGCTCTTTGCCGTCGATGAAGCGCATTGTATCTCGGAATGGGGACATAACTTTCGTCCCGATTATTTGCGCTTGGCCAGCTTTGCCAAAGCCTGCCGGGCGGAGCGGGTGCTCGCGCTGACCGCCACGGCGACCGCGCCGGTGCTGGCGGATATTTGCAAAAATTTTGAAATCGCCGCCGACTGCGCGATTCGCACCGGGTTTTATCGGCCTAATCTGACATTACTAGCCACGGAGATTGATCGCGAAGCGCGTGAGCGCGATCTGATCGCGCGGTTGCGTGACCGCCCCGCGGGGCCGACCATTATTTATGTTACGTTGCAGCGCACCGCCGAGGAACTAGCAGAAAAGCTGACCGCGGCGGGGCTTTCCGCCCAGGCCTATCATGCCGGGCTAGAGGATGGGGACCGGGCGCGGATTCAGGATTGGTTTATCCGCGGCACGCATGAAATTGTCGTCGCCACGATCGCCTTTGGCATGGGGATCGACAAGGCCGATATCCGGTATGTGTACCATTATAATCCGCCCAAGAGCCTGGAAAATTACGCGCAAGAAATTGGCCGCGCGGGGCGGGATGGCCAGTCGGCAATTTGCGAATTTTTGTTCGTGCGATCGGACTTGTTTGTGCTGGAAAACTTTGTCTATGGCGACACACCCACGGCGGCGAATGTGCGGGGTTTTGTGGATGAATTGTGGAAGCACGGCGGCGAATTTAGCGTGAGCCAGTATGATTTATCCAGTAAATTCAATATCCGCATCAATGTGGTGCGGACGTTGTTGACGTACTTGGAATTGGCGGGGCATTTGTCCGGCGGCACGCCGTATTACGATAGCTACCAAATCAAGCCGCGCGTCCCCTCGGGCAAAATTCTGGCCAACTTTGATGGCGAGCGACGCGAGTTTTTGACCAAGCTGTTTGGGCAATTTGTTAAAAAGAAAATCTGGCTCCAACTGGATCTGGAACAGGCCTGCAAAAATCTGCGGCAATCCCGCGAGCGGATCATCCGCGCGCTCGATTATTTGGCTGAACAGCAATATCTAGAGCTCAAGACCGCGGGGTTGCGGCACCGGTACAAGACCGTCGGCCCGCGGCCCGACCTGGCTAAATTGGCCAATACACTGTACAAACGACTCAAGGATCGCGAAACCCGCGAATTGGAACGCCTGCAGGGCGTGGTCGATTGGGTGGAGCATCGCGGCTGCCAGGTGCGGGCTTTGGGGACGCACTTTGCCGAGACCGAGACCGTCGACTGTGGGCATTGCACGTGGTGCCTGGATCGGGAACGCCCCCGGGCTGCAAATACCCTGGCGGCCCCGCAAATTGCGGATCAACTATGGCGGCAGGCGCTGGCCGCGCGGCGCGCGGGAGGTACCGCCCTGGCCGATCCGCACACGTTCGCCTGCTTTCTGTGTGGACTCCCCGCGCCACTCTTTACCAGGCAAAAATTGACCACCCAGCCTGGCTATGGACTGTTGGCGGAGGTTCCCTTTGCCACTGTTCTGGAAAAAGTGCAAGCGGTGGGAGCCGCGTAG
- the rpiB gene encoding ribose 5-phosphate isomerase B, producing MHISLGCDHAGFEYKEAIKAYLQQAGHTVTDFGTHSTESVDYPDFIFPAARAVAAGQADRAIVLGGSGNGEGMAANRVRGVRCALCWSEQTATWARQHNNANALALGARTIDLDLALRLVKIWLETPFEGGRHVRRIEKLDE from the coding sequence ATGCACATTTCCCTGGGCTGCGACCACGCCGGATTTGAATACAAAGAAGCGATCAAGGCGTACCTGCAACAAGCGGGACACACCGTGACCGATTTTGGCACGCACTCCACCGAATCCGTGGATTACCCGGATTTTATCTTTCCCGCGGCCCGGGCGGTGGCGGCGGGTCAGGCCGACCGGGCGATTGTGCTGGGGGGATCGGGGAATGGCGAGGGAATGGCGGCCAACCGTGTGCGCGGGGTACGCTGCGCGCTCTGCTGGAGCGAGCAAACCGCGACCTGGGCCCGCCAACATAACAACGCCAACGCGCTGGCCCTGGGTGCGCGCACGATCGATCTGGACCTGGCCCTGCGGCTAGTCAAAATCTGGCTAGAGACGCCGTTCGAAGGGGGCCGTCACGTCCGACGCATTGAGAAGCTGGATGAGTAG
- a CDS encoding phosphatase PAP2 family protein, whose amino-acid sequence MNCRFVLVWGTLLGLMANTAFAVDPILQWNSTYRAVVQGNSTQANPGWSTRSMAILNGSLYDINQAFTPTHSQYLYQGSAPGGASQDAALAEAARVALLDCYPDQAALITADYNTRMATINANNSPAAVAAGTAFGAQVAQSYINWRTNDGASVNVPYTPTNLPGRWSSDPTRPGTQEAWGPGWGAVKTFTLNSSTQFTVPGVPPLNSQAYTDSYNEVKAKGAATGSTRTADETDIGIFWGYDRQGMGPPPVLYNANLDDIATQQNNTLGQNARLFALASVAMADAAIAAWDVKFVDDFWRPITGIREGDNDGNPNTAGDPNWVPLGAPGSTDPMNNQAANFTPPFPAYVSGHATMGAATYEVLRQFYGTDTMNYTLYSAESMPSGLHTRNYTSFSQAEYENAYSRIYLGIHWSFDAIDGISLGNDVADHVYNNFRPIPEPSTWVLLGLAGAGTIAWRLRRKVLGGR is encoded by the coding sequence ATGAACTGTCGTTTTGTATTGGTCTGGGGGACCCTCTTGGGCCTGATGGCAAATACCGCATTTGCGGTTGATCCGATTTTGCAGTGGAACAGCACGTATCGCGCGGTTGTTCAGGGGAACTCCACCCAGGCCAATCCTGGCTGGTCCACCCGCAGTATGGCGATTTTGAATGGCTCGCTGTATGACATTAACCAGGCTTTTACGCCCACGCATAGCCAGTATCTGTACCAAGGTTCCGCCCCTGGCGGAGCGTCACAGGATGCGGCGCTGGCAGAGGCCGCGCGGGTGGCTCTTTTGGATTGTTACCCCGATCAGGCGGCGCTGATCACCGCCGATTACAACACCCGCATGGCGACCATCAACGCCAACAATAGTCCCGCGGCTGTCGCGGCGGGGACGGCGTTCGGAGCACAAGTGGCCCAAAGTTACATCAACTGGCGGACCAATGATGGCGCCAGTGTGAATGTGCCTTATACGCCAACCAACCTACCGGGCCGCTGGTCGTCGGATCCCACCCGTCCCGGCACGCAAGAAGCCTGGGGACCCGGCTGGGGCGCGGTCAAGACGTTTACCCTGAATAGCAGTACACAGTTTACGGTGCCAGGCGTGCCGCCGCTCAATAGCCAGGCTTACACCGACTCTTACAACGAAGTTAAAGCCAAAGGGGCCGCCACCGGCAGCACCCGCACCGCCGACGAAACCGATATCGGCATCTTCTGGGGTTATGACCGCCAAGGCATGGGCCCGCCGCCAGTCCTGTACAATGCCAACCTGGATGACATTGCCACGCAACAAAACAACACCCTGGGCCAGAACGCGCGGCTCTTTGCCCTGGCCAGCGTGGCAATGGCGGATGCCGCCATTGCCGCCTGGGATGTGAAGTTTGTGGATGATTTTTGGCGGCCGATCACGGGCATTCGGGAAGGAGATAACGACGGCAACCCGAACACCGCGGGGGATCCCAACTGGGTCCCGCTGGGCGCCCCCGGCTCGACGGATCCCATGAACAACCAGGCGGCCAACTTTACCCCCCCGTTCCCGGCGTATGTGTCGGGTCATGCCACCATGGGGGCCGCCACGTATGAAGTGCTGCGGCAGTTTTATGGCACGGACACGATGAATTACACGCTGTACTCCGCGGAGTCAATGCCATCCGGCCTTCACACCCGCAACTACACATCGTTTTCACAGGCGGAATATGAAAACGCCTATAGCCGGATTTATCTGGGGATTCACTGGTCGTTTGACGCGATCGATGGCATCAGCCTGGGGAACGATGTCGCCGACCATGTGTATAACAACTTTCGCCCCATTCCAGAACCGAGCACCTGGGTGCTGCTGGGCTTGGCGGGCGCGGGGACGATCGCCTGGCGATTGCGGCGGAAAGTATTGGGCGGAAGGTAG
- a CDS encoding class I SAM-dependent methyltransferase produces the protein MPLDPAQLAAQQQFDRQSANYGSRHILADTTDVASLLAHLPPVLDRQPNRRALDIAAGAGHTGLFLAEQGWRVTLADLAPGMLEQCRQAAAARGLTVTLALHAAEELPYPAASFELVTCRVAAHHFSEPQRFLREVARVLVPGGYLALIDGTVPDQQPTAEAWLHAIEKRRDPSHQRFLSPNTWRLLCGHAGLTVTYLELHSKVQPDLEWYFSTANTTPENRQAVRVLLETAPPEVRQAFQITTAHDKITWVWPIVHLLAEKPRSTA, from the coding sequence ATGCCGCTCGATCCCGCCCAGCTTGCCGCGCAGCAACAATTTGACCGTCAAAGCGCCAACTATGGCTCGCGTCACATCTTGGCGGATACGACCGATGTGGCCAGCCTGCTTGCGCATCTGCCGCCAGTTTTGGACCGTCAGCCTAATCGGCGGGCCTTGGATATTGCCGCCGGGGCGGGCCATACCGGCTTATTTCTGGCGGAACAGGGTTGGCGGGTGACGCTGGCCGACTTGGCCCCCGGCATGCTCGAACAATGCCGCCAAGCCGCGGCCGCGCGTGGTCTGACCGTCACACTCGCCTTGCACGCGGCGGAAGAACTCCCCTACCCCGCCGCCAGCTTTGAACTGGTGACTTGCCGCGTGGCGGCCCACCACTTTAGCGAGCCCCAACGCTTTCTCCGCGAAGTCGCCCGCGTCTTAGTCCCGGGGGGCTACCTGGCCCTGATCGACGGCACCGTGCCGGATCAGCAACCCACGGCGGAGGCTTGGCTACATGCCATCGAAAAACGCCGTGACCCCAGCCATCAGCGGTTCCTTAGCCCTAACACCTGGCGGCTCCTGTGTGGGCATGCGGGCCTGACTGTTACCTATCTCGAGCTCCACTCCAAAGTGCAGCCCGATCTGGAATGGTACTTTTCCACGGCCAATACCACGCCGGAGAACCGCCAGGCCGTGCGCGTGCTGTTAGAAACGGCTCCGCCCGAGGTTCGCCAGGCTTTTCAGATCACAACCGCCCACGACAAAATCACCTGGGTCTGGCCGATCGTGCATTTACTGGCGGAAAAGCCGCGCAGCACGGCGTAG